Part of the Quercus robur chromosome 5, dhQueRobu3.1, whole genome shotgun sequence genome, GGCACCTATTCTCTTTATCACAGAAGCCTATTGAGGAACTTGTCGAACAAGATTGTTGAACGTGTTCCACAAAACTAACTAATGTGCAAACGCTTTAGCTAAAATAGGGGCTCAACAATCTTgtaattttgttgtttatgATAACCCACCACACTTAGAGAATTTAATATCCTTTGATAGGCTAAACTTGTTTGTGTTTAATACATTTCGAGTCtgttaaccaaaaaaagtaGCAACTGCAACCGATATACagtttctcttttctctatacATTCATTGTATAGGGATAAGCAAGAGTTATATTCATATGTACAATTATGTGCGTGATCCAGGAATATGCACTTGAAGTGGGCTAGTAACCTAACCAAGCAGATGGTATAAGCTGAAACTTGTTCTTGGCACATGCCAATACATCATAGTAATCTACATGACTAAAGCAGTCTCGGAAATCGGTGAAGAGCTTTTCAAACACCCTCCATTGGACTTTGGTTGATCTTGAGTACGGGTATGGGAGAAAAACCTGCAAGTGATAGAGGCAGGGTAATCAACATCTATATGGATTTAATAGTTACAGAAAGAAAATACGTGGGACACATTAAATTATTGTGATTGTAGCAAATAGCAACAACAATGTGCACATATTTATCTTTGCAGCACAATTTGTCCTTGCAGCACAATTTGTCCATCACCTTCTCAAGGGagaatcctctctctctctccacatatatatatgtacagtGTTTCATTATTCTACTCAAGAAATCTTAGTATCTCTAAAATGGTTTTGTAGCTACTAGTATGTGACagaaagacaaacaaatttcTGAAAGGTATAGCTTACATCATCCTCTTGTGCAAAACTTTTAAGCAAGCAAAATGTGTTCTCGTTTTCATCCAAACTGTCAAGAACAGCAAGCCAGATTTGTGAAGCAAGCTCATGGGCCATGTCATTTGATTTCCCACAAGCAATAAATTGATCTGCCAAAACACAATGAGATCCAGTCAGTGCATATTGAGCACTCAGGGTTCTGGGCACCCCACTGAGAAACTAATGACTGTTAAGTCACTGATGCAATGACTTGAGATGACAAATTACATGAAGCCTAGTAAAGGCTTGTTGATGAGTGATGACTGGATTTCACTTACAGATTTGGTCCAAATTGTCTTTGTTAAAACAGACATTATCACTACATGGAACATTCAAGGATGATGGGCTTGATAAGAGACGGAGATACAAAGCAATAAACTTCATAAATTTGGACATTGACAATACAAGTACATCATGGCAAATGAGTGGAAGGCAGAAGCAAGGACCTTCAAAAtcacattaaacaaaaaatgttgACATGCAACCATAAGGAACAAGCAAGTGCCGGCTTATAAGATGTTTATCTGACCTACAACTGATGAAATGCAAGAAAGGAATTGACACTTAGCTCaactcataaataaaaatagaagacaCACCAATTATGGTTCCATGAAGGATTGCTGACAGAGGTGCCATTGAGGCAAGTTCAAGTTGctctttcaaaaacaaataagtgTGTCCAACAAGCTCGTCTATGTCACCATCAAGAGCAAAGCTGTGTTTACTAATGTATAAAGCTGTGAATCTCCTGAAGAAATTTAGTGAGACTGTTAAAATGCTAGTAAagctaataataaaattttggtgCCTGAAAGCAACTATTTCCTGTTATTGAAACAAATATAAGAGAGAACGTAGATATTTTTCATTCTCTGTTAGTCTATTTCTTTAGCATCTTTCATTAGTTTTCATTATGAGTGGTGCTTTGCTTCGGGGGTTACAGATAGTACTTAtgttcaaaaaatttcatagaGTCAATTCATATGAagatatttttttccatttgtaattctttaggctacTTCGTGTCATTATTCATGAAGTAAtctcttttaaataaaattattcttaccaattaaaaaaaaaacaaaaattataatcaGTGGCAAAGCTAGAATAATTCTCCAAAGAGAGGCCAAGGTTATACATTGACATAACAAATGTTAGTTGACATTGATAATAATGTGACAAGGTGACAGGCGTTACAAGCTGATCCACCCTAATGTATATCTTGcataagtttgaaattgatgaacACTACTTATTCAAAAGGGTAGCAATTAACTATCACTTCCTTAAATGACCTTTCACAGAAACAAATGAGGTCCAAGGAGAGAGGCAAATTTTAGTTttggaagaaaaggaaaatccaAGATACACACAATATATCCATTACTGTTACGACACTGCATCTTCATTTTTATCATCTACAGATAATCAAAATTTAACCAATCATGCTCTATCAAATACATTAAGATAATCAAGCTAAGCCTAAAGGCCCTAAACCATCACCCAAAATAATTCCTAGCTGCATGTTAGAATATTGGAAGCTCATGTTCCCGAGAAGGCAATCCATATTCTATCAATTTTAGTCTTTCTCCAagccattaaaataaaaactaaatattgcAACAAGAATTTCTGAGAAATGATTTGTCATATGAAGAACACTAACAAGCGACTCAACTTTACCTTCTGCTCAACCCTCGAGGGATAGGTCCAGGCCACCTTTTAGCTTGGCCAGCCAATGGATAAGTCTTGATTAGAGCAGCTTGCCACAAGCATTCTCCACGAAACAGATTAGCCCATTGCTTTTTCACACAAGATATTTGTGCCCAATCTGAGATAGGAACTCGAATGAAAATTTCTATCAGGAGATGATCAGGAAGCTTTTCAACTGAATTATCAACTGATGTTTTCGTGTCATCGTCTATGTTATCTGTCATTAGAATTCTgcaaaacatgagccaaagtcaaaagtatatatatacaaaagaatTAATGTGCCACTCGAAAAGTTTTTACTGCAAGTTcagattgagaaaaaaaaaagggaaaaacattGCTATCCAAATAGGCCGTTATAAATGATG contains:
- the LOC126727663 gene encoding uncharacterized protein LOC126727663, coding for MTDNIDDDTKTSVDNSVEKLPDHLLIEIFIRVPISDWAQISCVKKQWANLFRGECLWQAALIKTYPLAGQAKRWPGPIPRGLSRRRFTALYISKHSFALDGDIDELVGHTYLFLKEQLELASMAPLSAILHGTIIDQFIACGKSNDMAHELASQIWLAVLDSLDENENTFCLLKSFAQEDDVFLPYPYSRSTKVQWRVFEKLFTDFRDCFSHVDYYDVLACAKNKFQLIPSAWLGY